A genomic stretch from Anguilla rostrata isolate EN2019 unplaced genomic scaffold, ASM1855537v3 scaf0364, whole genome shotgun sequence includes:
- the LOC135246470 gene encoding CXADR-like membrane protein, with protein sequence MPPLCTFLVLFSKFYGLLGNIFQPDVLVRAKIGDTVTLPCFYTAQERLDISWFKQPLGQKPQLIVVHIYYQSDPTFFNEFKNSKRLSAKAAMGSFNLTVSQIEPSDSATYYCTVRLYSEISFGNGTTLMVMVNGSESHSRAVVLQPKSESVQPGDSVTLQCTVCTETCAGEHSVYWFRQGSGESPPGIIYTHGIRSDECQRSSGAVSPTQSCVYNFPKRNLSPSDAGTYYCAVATCGEILFGNGTKLDFEGGELSKLVWLSIIRTGVLCWILPIFVLIYCKKA encoded by the exons ATGCCACCACTCTGTACCtttcttgtgcttttcagcaaatTCT ATGGTCTGCTTGGGAATATATTTCAGCCTGACGTGCTGGTGAGAGCTAAGATTGgagacactgtgactctccCATGTTTCTATACTGCACAGGAACGGCTTGATATcagctggtttaagcagcctcTTGGACAGAAGCCTCAGCTCATTGTAGTACACATTTACTATCAATCAGAtcctacattttttaatgagtttaaaaacagtaaacgCCTCAGTGCTAAAGCAGCAATGGGGAGCTTTAACCTGACTGTGTCACAAATAGAGCCGTCGGATTCAGCAACATACTACTGCACTGTTAGACTTTACAGTGAAATCAGCTTTGGAAATGGAACCACTTTAATGGTGATGGTGAATG GTTCAGAGTCACACAGCAGGGCAGTAGTACTGCAGCCCAAGTCTGAGTCAGTGCAGCCAGGAGACTCGGTgactctgcagtgtacagtatgcactgagacctgtgcaggagaacacagtgtgtactggttCAGACAGGGCTCAGGAGAGTCCCCTCCAGGAATCATTTACACCCATGGAATCAGGAGTGATGAGTGCCagaggagctctggggctgtgtctcccacacagagctgtgtctacaacttccccaagaggaacctcagcccctctgatgctgggacttactactgtgctgtggccacCTGTGGGGAGATCCTGTTTGGGAATGGGACCAAGCTGGACTTTGAGG gagGTGAATTATCCAAGCTTGTCTGGCTCTCAATCATACGGACTGGAGTTCTCTGTTGGATCTTGCCCATATTTGTCCTCATCTATTGCAAAAAGGCATAA